A single region of the Microbulbifer sp. MKSA007 genome encodes:
- a CDS encoding AAA family ATPase — protein sequence MYISTLDLENFRGIKKLPIELDEHINVFVGMNGSGKSTLLDASAVMLSWLINRIKHSGSSGRPITEADIRNGENFSKVDLALKLDSDDVMWSQVKTRRARSHTEKSDFKQLNELAKRMQQDMEEQQGNLSLLAYYPVNRAVLDIPLRIRQRHSFDLLSAFDDSLTSGASFRTFFEWFREREDLENEQRSDNLQPDDTQLNAVREALNQFMPDFTDLRVRRNPLRMEVKKSGEVLTVDQLSDGEKCLMAMVGDLARRLAIANPDRDDPLLGDGIVMIDEVDLHLHPKWQRMMVARLRETFPGIQFLLSTHSPHVLNHVSADNIYLMSSSPEGISVVKPTESYGRNVDRILEDLMGLNTTRPDKIDEELLSVFSAISQGDLEKAGKKIEALAKEIGEDPELVKARVLIKRKELIGK from the coding sequence ATGTATATATCAACGCTGGATTTAGAAAACTTTCGTGGTATCAAAAAGCTGCCCATAGAGTTGGACGAACATATCAATGTGTTTGTGGGGATGAATGGCAGTGGTAAGTCTACCTTGCTGGATGCCTCGGCAGTGATGTTATCTTGGTTAATTAATCGCATTAAACACAGTGGTTCGTCTGGAAGGCCGATTACTGAAGCGGATATTCGTAACGGTGAAAATTTTTCTAAAGTCGATTTAGCTCTAAAGCTGGATAGTGATGACGTGATGTGGAGCCAGGTGAAAACTAGGCGTGCTCGAAGTCATACAGAAAAATCAGATTTTAAACAGCTGAATGAGCTTGCTAAGCGAATGCAGCAGGATATGGAAGAGCAGCAAGGGAATTTGTCTTTATTGGCGTATTATCCAGTTAATCGCGCCGTATTGGATATCCCTCTACGCATTCGCCAGCGCCACAGCTTTGATTTGTTATCGGCCTTTGATGATTCACTAACCAGTGGCGCAAGCTTCCGCACTTTTTTTGAGTGGTTTCGCGAACGTGAAGATCTGGAGAATGAGCAGCGCTCGGATAACCTTCAGCCTGACGATACGCAATTGAATGCGGTTCGTGAGGCGTTGAACCAATTTATGCCAGACTTTACTGATTTAAGGGTTCGGCGTAATCCATTGCGTATGGAGGTAAAAAAGTCCGGTGAAGTACTGACGGTAGATCAGCTTTCTGATGGCGAAAAGTGTTTGATGGCTATGGTGGGTGATTTAGCTCGCCGCTTGGCAATAGCCAATCCGGATCGCGATGACCCGCTGCTGGGGGATGGCATTGTGATGATCGATGAGGTGGATCTGCACTTGCACCCCAAGTGGCAGCGCATGATGGTTGCGCGTTTGCGTGAGACATTCCCTGGTATTCAATTCTTATTGTCTACCCATTCCCCGCATGTCTTGAACCATGTGTCTGCTGATAATATTTATCTGATGTCGTCCTCGCCTGAGGGTATTAGCGTTGTTAAACCCACTGAATCTTACGGTAGAAATGTCGATCGTATACTGGAAGATTTAATGGGGCTGAATACGACACGCCCTGATAAAATTGACGAGGAGTTGTTGTCGGTTTTTTCTGCGATTTCACAAGGTGATTTAGAGAAGGCCGGTAAAAAAATTGAAGCGCTGGCTAAGGAAATTGGTGAAGACCCTGAATTAGTAAAAGCTCGTGTGTTAATCAAGCGCAAGGAGCTGATTGGCAAATGA
- the casB gene encoding type I-E CRISPR-associated protein Cse2/CasB codes for MAGYQYLSDTDVSRLREWHRWLNDKAGRADRARLRRAVEPMDVMPTPAFIRFLKDMPERWQKDEQIRIEDAALVATVIAHVKADNTSKTIDIDSSEAMDVSFARSLAMPRERGGRPPLSELRFFQLQKSRDTAEFYRRIVRALALLDGRANIASLANDLLHWQREMRTIPARHPQERLAVRWATDYYAVLPD; via the coding sequence ATGGCCGGATATCAATATCTTAGCGATACAGATGTGAGCCGACTGCGCGAGTGGCACCGCTGGCTCAATGACAAAGCTGGCAGGGCCGATCGAGCGCGTTTGCGCCGTGCGGTAGAGCCCATGGATGTAATGCCTACTCCCGCCTTTATCCGTTTTTTAAAGGATATGCCAGAGCGCTGGCAGAAAGATGAGCAAATTCGTATCGAAGATGCGGCTCTGGTAGCCACAGTAATTGCACACGTAAAAGCTGATAACACGAGCAAAACAATTGATATTGATAGCAGCGAGGCTATGGATGTCAGTTTTGCCCGATCCCTGGCTATGCCCCGGGAGAGGGGCGGGCGCCCCCCTTTAAGTGAGCTGCGCTTTTTTCAGTTACAAAAAAGTCGCGATACGGCCGAGTTTTATCGCCGCATAGTACGGGCCCTGGCCCTGCTGGATGGCAGGGCCAATATAGCTTCTCTTGCCAATGATTTGCTGCACTGGCAAAGAGAGATGCGCACGATTCCAGCACGGCATCCACAGGAACGCCTGGCTGTGCGTTGGGCAACTGATTACTACGCTGTATTACCAGATTGA
- the pglZ gene encoding BREX-1 system phosphatase PglZ type A yields MSSRIDAALARLFAKHRIVFWYDGKQELRSEFEALELTDVEKLEIADNEFGIKHRVLRESPKQQFLIYKEGKQPEPLQNWLLDVELAFTTFRTDQVAIWLSELELPNEFAEVVENHSAFFEPGRAPTQAAKRKEALKKLLTPEDSLPMVRMKMLSVCAGANKKGEDRIDNVLELLLAELQKSLFDKGKTPLYQLIERSGLDGFLWQQVERHYGYHTDSPSIKDFAIELFKSCYSMGLESPLNNDPIKLSSDALVFFKRWKDSRTHEASFEALSEDCAELLNLEADLTHRDLKELIELDYFELIDKRLIHELVTAVEKRTIPQGEIALYCRQRRQGHWYSKYQHLYSAVDVASQFLALLDTAQLSMANSSEAVQGYTSHWYKLDQLYRQYIYALKVSAQNTLLNSLTEQIENQYTNRYLLPLNNAWQQHVDAMAAWQVPDVAPQAQFYRKWVKPYQDKDKKIYVIISDAFRYEAGHEMVSRIRQEDRYQAKLEHALSSLPSYTQLGMASLLPQSSEMPLQIAENKTATVSMGAQSTQGREGRDKVLKALLGERAGAVLAKDLLERTIAENRELLKGHDVLYIYHNRIDHTGDKMQSEGEAFEAAEKTFDDLMKLIKKLANANASNILVTADHGFIYQNKPLEESDFLANDVKGKVLYNDRRFVLGKGLNGGEALKGFSAEQLNLSGDVGAVIPKGIQRLRLSGSGSRFVHGGATLQETVIPVISINKKRQSDTAAVEVDVLRGGTNVITSGQLSVTLYQTEAVTDKIQPRKLRVGLYTDGGKLISDSHEVLLDLSSENPREREMKLRFVLTQDADEANNQEVLLKLEEPVSGTNQYKDYKQLPYKIRRSFTSDFDF; encoded by the coding sequence ATGAGTTCACGTATTGATGCTGCATTAGCGCGGCTATTTGCCAAGCATCGCATTGTCTTTTGGTATGACGGTAAGCAAGAGCTGCGCAGTGAATTTGAGGCACTGGAGCTAACTGATGTTGAGAAGTTGGAAATAGCCGATAATGAGTTTGGCATAAAACACAGGGTATTGCGGGAATCACCTAAGCAGCAGTTTCTGATTTACAAAGAAGGTAAGCAACCGGAGCCGCTACAAAACTGGCTACTGGATGTAGAGCTGGCTTTTACTACTTTCCGTACCGATCAGGTGGCTATTTGGTTAAGTGAGCTTGAATTACCCAATGAGTTCGCCGAGGTGGTTGAAAATCACAGTGCCTTCTTTGAACCGGGCAGAGCACCGACTCAGGCCGCCAAACGCAAAGAAGCGTTGAAGAAGCTCCTCACCCCAGAAGATTCTCTGCCGATGGTGCGGATGAAGATGCTGTCTGTTTGCGCCGGAGCCAATAAGAAAGGCGAAGACAGAATAGACAATGTACTGGAGTTGCTACTCGCTGAATTGCAGAAGTCGCTTTTCGATAAGGGAAAAACTCCACTCTATCAGCTGATAGAACGGAGTGGCTTGGATGGCTTCTTGTGGCAGCAGGTCGAGCGTCACTATGGCTACCATACTGACAGCCCCAGTATTAAGGACTTTGCTATTGAATTGTTTAAGTCCTGTTATTCAATGGGGCTTGAGTCACCACTCAATAATGATCCGATCAAGCTCAGCAGCGATGCTCTGGTCTTCTTCAAACGCTGGAAGGATAGCCGTACCCACGAGGCCAGTTTTGAGGCCTTGTCGGAAGATTGTGCCGAGCTGTTGAACCTTGAGGCTGATCTGACTCATCGAGATCTAAAAGAACTGATCGAGCTGGATTACTTTGAACTGATTGATAAGCGATTAATCCATGAGCTGGTGACAGCGGTAGAGAAGCGCACTATCCCACAAGGTGAGATTGCCTTGTACTGCCGTCAACGCAGGCAGGGCCACTGGTATAGCAAGTACCAGCACCTCTACAGTGCGGTGGATGTCGCTAGTCAGTTTTTGGCGTTGCTGGATACCGCTCAGTTGTCGATGGCTAATAGCAGCGAGGCTGTGCAGGGCTATACCAGTCATTGGTACAAGCTGGATCAGCTTTACCGGCAGTATATTTATGCCCTGAAGGTATCCGCCCAGAATACCCTATTGAACTCACTGACAGAGCAGATTGAAAACCAATACACCAACCGCTACCTGCTGCCGTTGAATAATGCTTGGCAACAGCATGTGGACGCTATGGCTGCGTGGCAAGTGCCCGATGTAGCCCCGCAGGCCCAGTTCTACCGCAAGTGGGTTAAGCCCTATCAGGATAAAGATAAGAAGATCTACGTGATCATCTCTGATGCCTTCCGCTATGAGGCTGGGCACGAGATGGTGAGCCGTATTCGCCAGGAAGATCGCTACCAGGCCAAGCTGGAGCACGCACTGTCATCGCTGCCCAGTTACACCCAATTGGGTATGGCCTCCCTGCTTCCCCAGTCTTCGGAAATGCCATTACAGATTGCCGAGAACAAGACGGCGACCGTCTCCATGGGCGCTCAGTCTACGCAGGGGCGTGAAGGTCGAGATAAAGTTCTCAAAGCCTTGCTGGGTGAGCGGGCCGGCGCCGTTCTGGCCAAAGACCTGCTGGAGCGGACCATTGCCGAGAACCGTGAGCTGCTGAAAGGCCACGATGTTCTGTATATCTACCACAACCGCATTGACCATACCGGCGACAAAATGCAGTCAGAGGGTGAAGCTTTTGAGGCCGCCGAAAAAACCTTTGACGACTTGATGAAGTTGATCAAAAAGCTGGCCAATGCCAATGCTAGCAATATTTTGGTTACCGCTGACCACGGCTTTATCTATCAAAACAAACCCCTGGAAGAGAGCGACTTCCTCGCTAACGATGTGAAAGGTAAAGTGCTCTACAATGACAGGCGTTTTGTACTGGGCAAGGGACTGAATGGCGGTGAAGCCTTGAAGGGCTTTAGTGCAGAACAGCTGAATTTAAGTGGTGATGTGGGAGCCGTAATACCTAAAGGCATTCAACGCCTGCGTCTGAGTGGTTCAGGTAGTCGTTTTGTGCACGGTGGAGCCACACTGCAAGAGACGGTGATCCCTGTTATTAGTATTAACAAAAAGCGCCAGAGCGATACTGCTGCTGTTGAGGTGGATGTACTACGCGGTGGAACCAATGTGATTACCTCGGGGCAGCTGTCCGTCACTCTTTATCAGACCGAGGCGGTGACCGATAAGATTCAGCCCAGAAAGCTACGTGTGGGCCTTTATACTGACGGCGGCAAGCTCATTTCTGATAGCCATGAGGTGTTGTTGGATCTTAGCTCTGAGAACCCCCGTGAGCGTGAAATGAAGTTGCGCTTTGTCTTAACGCAGGATGCTGATGAGGCAAATAATCAGGAGGTGTTGCTGAAACTGGAAGAGCCAGTTTCAGGCACCAATCAGTATAAGGACTATAAGCAACTTCCTTATAAGATTCGTCGCTCATTCACCAGTGACTTCGACTTTTAA
- the brxL gene encoding BREX system Lon protease-like protein BrxL: MTDLNNKICDVFAGLVVRKDLVKTVKGNAIVPSYVLEYLLGQYCATSDEDSIESGIQTVKEILAKHYVHRNEAGLIRSTIREKGRHKVIDKVSVELNDKKDCYEMAFSNLGIKKVLIDASTVKKHPKLLIGGVWVIAGLEYDHIEDKDASPWILNSIKPIQMSHFDYEGYIEARKQFTLEEWIDVLVQSIGFNPEYFGHRSKLTQLVRLIPFCERNYNLIELGPKGTGKSHIYSEFSPHGILISGGEVTVPKLFVNNSSGKIGLVGYWDTVAFDEFAGKQKRVDKALVDIMKNYMANKSFSRGVETLGADASMVFVGNTEHSLPYMLKHSDLFDALPEKFYDSAFLDRLHCYIPGWEVDIIRGEMFSAGYGFVVDYLAEILRHLRNQDFSDQYKEHFTLSSDISTRDRDAINKTFSGLMKILFPQGGATDKEIEEVLAFAMEGRKRVKDQLLRIDNTYAAVNFSYADKVGNENQVVTLEEIEYPNYFHKSVAEGDDIRSPDIDIPTSDNDSKVTPTGSVGVALRSELKEQELLFMENQRGVSYDQLIGPYISRAKYITIIDPCIRLLSQARNLMELMETIVKNKLDEDEVEVRLVTMEDEFQGDQQRDYFNQIQKTVSTAGVKFYYSFEGVGLQSERSIVVDTGWKVLLDRGLDIFQKYDMNNTFELSNRLQQHRACRAFKISYKRS; the protein is encoded by the coding sequence ATGACTGATTTGAATAACAAAATTTGTGATGTGTTTGCTGGGCTTGTAGTGCGTAAAGACCTGGTTAAAACCGTGAAGGGCAATGCCATCGTTCCCTCTTATGTACTTGAGTACCTGTTGGGCCAGTATTGTGCCACCAGCGATGAAGACAGTATTGAAAGTGGCATTCAAACAGTTAAGGAGATCCTGGCCAAGCATTATGTTCATCGTAACGAAGCTGGGCTGATTCGTTCTACTATTCGTGAGAAGGGCCGGCATAAGGTCATTGATAAAGTCAGCGTTGAACTGAATGACAAGAAAGATTGCTATGAGATGGCGTTCTCCAATCTTGGCATCAAAAAGGTATTGATTGATGCTAGTACGGTAAAAAAACACCCTAAGTTATTGATTGGTGGTGTCTGGGTGATTGCAGGTCTTGAGTATGATCATATCGAAGACAAGGATGCCAGCCCCTGGATATTGAATAGCATTAAGCCTATTCAAATGTCACACTTCGACTATGAGGGCTACATAGAAGCGCGCAAGCAATTTACTCTGGAGGAGTGGATTGATGTCTTGGTGCAGAGTATCGGCTTCAATCCTGAGTATTTTGGCCACAGGAGTAAGTTAACCCAGCTGGTGCGATTGATTCCTTTCTGTGAGCGCAACTACAACCTGATTGAGCTTGGTCCTAAGGGCACCGGTAAGTCCCATATCTATTCTGAATTCTCGCCTCACGGTATTTTAATCTCTGGTGGTGAGGTCACGGTGCCTAAGCTTTTTGTGAATAACTCATCCGGAAAGATCGGTCTGGTGGGTTATTGGGATACTGTCGCCTTTGATGAGTTTGCCGGTAAGCAAAAGCGTGTGGATAAAGCGCTAGTCGACATCATGAAGAACTACATGGCGAACAAGTCATTCTCCCGTGGTGTTGAGACCTTGGGTGCTGATGCTTCGATGGTGTTTGTTGGCAATACCGAGCACAGCCTGCCCTATATGCTCAAACACAGTGATCTGTTTGATGCGCTGCCTGAGAAGTTCTACGATTCTGCATTTTTGGATAGGTTGCACTGTTACATTCCTGGTTGGGAAGTAGATATTATTCGAGGTGAGATGTTCTCGGCCGGTTATGGCTTTGTGGTGGACTACTTGGCTGAAATTCTTCGCCATCTTCGCAATCAGGATTTTTCAGATCAATACAAAGAGCATTTTACCTTATCCTCAGATATCTCTACCCGTGATAGAGATGCGATTAATAAAACGTTTTCAGGCTTGATGAAGATCCTTTTTCCGCAGGGCGGCGCCACAGATAAAGAGATTGAAGAAGTACTGGCGTTTGCGATGGAAGGTCGAAAAAGAGTTAAGGATCAGCTGTTAAGAATTGACAACACTTATGCAGCAGTTAATTTTTCCTATGCCGACAAGGTGGGAAATGAAAATCAAGTAGTGACTTTGGAAGAAATTGAATACCCTAATTATTTTCACAAAAGCGTGGCTGAGGGTGATGATATTCGCTCTCCAGATATAGATATACCGACCTCTGATAATGATTCAAAAGTGACGCCGACTGGTTCGGTAGGGGTTGCGTTACGGTCAGAGTTGAAAGAGCAGGAGTTGCTCTTTATGGAGAATCAGCGTGGTGTAAGTTACGATCAACTGATAGGTCCTTATATCAGTAGGGCAAAATATATTACCATTATTGACCCATGTATTCGCTTACTTTCCCAAGCTAGGAATCTGATGGAACTGATGGAAACCATTGTTAAGAATAAGCTCGACGAGGATGAAGTTGAGGTCAGATTGGTTACCATGGAAGATGAATTTCAAGGAGATCAACAACGTGATTATTTCAACCAGATACAAAAAACGGTAAGTACGGCAGGCGTTAAGTTTTACTATTCTTTTGAAGGTGTTGGGTTACAGTCTGAGAGGAGTATCGTTGTAGATACAGGTTGGAAAGTTTTGCTAGATCGCGGTTTAGATATTTTCCAAAAATATGATATGAACAATACTTTCGAGTTGTCAAATCGTCTACAGCAGCATCGAGCTTGTAGGGCTTTTAAAATAAGCTACAAGAGAAGTTAA
- the casA gene encoding type I-E CRISPR-associated protein Cse1/CasA, producing the protein MNLVEDSWLPIIRRCGMQERIAPWQIAEVDNPVVDICTVRPDFRGALFQFLIGLLQTAFAPESVDDWGVYWKKAPTEETLKSRLQSYAPNFELFQESGPAFMQDLELSVGESKSIAALLIEAPGSKTCRDNQDLFIKGGRVQGVCPSCAASALFTLQINAPSGGVGHRTSLRGGGPLTTLIMPEAEDANLWQKLWLNILPREEFGARSESSDSCIFPWLAPTRLSDKQGSSTSPNDTHPLQMYWGMPRRIRLYSPREGKGYCDLCGEQTSQLIREYTTKNYGINYEGPWIHPLTPYRRDSKKKAPPLSLKGQQSGLGYRHWLGLMWNDHSNGDEASRAVRLFHEDYAEVLEELDSNVDVRLWGFGYDMDNMKARCWYEQEMPVLPISPEHQSLFIQLAGQLLTAAKDTLKELRFRVKAAWFNNPNEAKGDFSFVDQAFWQATESQFYHSLKQLSLECNKSQFTPAPVAIAWAHILKKMALAQFDHWSMEGSAEDLKLQRVTRARRFLRNKLASLASLNALDNTAKVEQQQEEL; encoded by the coding sequence GTGAATTTGGTTGAAGATTCCTGGCTGCCAATTATCCGGCGATGCGGTATGCAGGAAAGAATTGCTCCTTGGCAAATTGCCGAGGTGGATAATCCTGTCGTAGACATTTGCACGGTACGACCGGATTTTCGCGGGGCGCTGTTCCAGTTTTTAATTGGCCTGTTGCAAACAGCTTTTGCACCTGAAAGTGTCGATGATTGGGGAGTCTACTGGAAAAAGGCGCCTACTGAGGAAACACTAAAATCACGGCTGCAAAGCTACGCTCCCAATTTTGAATTATTTCAAGAGTCCGGGCCTGCATTTATGCAGGACTTGGAATTGAGTGTGGGGGAATCAAAGTCGATTGCCGCCCTACTGATTGAGGCGCCGGGCAGTAAAACCTGTAGAGATAATCAGGATCTATTTATTAAGGGCGGTAGGGTGCAGGGTGTATGTCCCAGCTGTGCCGCTAGTGCGTTATTTACGTTGCAAATTAACGCCCCCTCCGGAGGCGTGGGGCATAGAACCAGTTTGCGTGGTGGTGGCCCTTTGACCACATTGATAATGCCAGAGGCAGAAGATGCCAACCTTTGGCAGAAATTGTGGCTCAATATCTTGCCACGAGAGGAGTTTGGGGCGAGGTCTGAAAGCTCTGATAGTTGTATCTTCCCCTGGCTCGCTCCCACCCGCCTCTCTGACAAACAAGGTTCCTCTACGTCTCCCAATGATACCCATCCCCTGCAAATGTACTGGGGTATGCCGCGCAGGATACGTCTCTATAGCCCAAGAGAAGGCAAGGGTTACTGCGATCTTTGTGGAGAGCAGACGAGTCAATTAATTCGGGAATATACCACTAAGAATTATGGCATTAATTACGAGGGTCCCTGGATTCATCCCCTGACGCCCTATCGACGTGATTCCAAGAAAAAAGCCCCACCCTTGAGTTTGAAAGGTCAACAGAGTGGTCTCGGTTATCGGCATTGGTTGGGGCTTATGTGGAATGACCATTCAAATGGCGATGAAGCGAGCCGGGCGGTGCGCTTATTCCATGAGGATTATGCGGAAGTTCTCGAAGAACTGGATTCGAATGTCGATGTGCGTCTATGGGGTTTTGGCTATGACATGGACAATATGAAAGCGCGTTGCTGGTATGAACAGGAAATGCCAGTACTGCCTATTTCCCCTGAGCATCAGTCGCTATTTATTCAGCTGGCAGGGCAGCTTTTAACGGCTGCAAAAGATACTTTGAAAGAGCTGCGCTTTAGGGTCAAGGCTGCCTGGTTTAATAACCCTAATGAGGCTAAAGGGGATTTTTCATTTGTCGATCAGGCGTTTTGGCAGGCGACGGAAAGCCAGTTTTATCACTCGCTCAAGCAATTATCCCTCGAATGCAATAAATCCCAATTTACACCTGCACCGGTGGCTATTGCCTGGGCACACATATTGAAAAAAATGGCCTTGGCGCAGTTTGATCATTGGTCAATGGAGGGCTCTGCGGAAGACCTGAAATTGCAGCGAGTGACTCGGGCGCGACGTTTTTTAAGAAATAAGCTCGCTAGTCTGGCAAGTTTAAATGCTCTGGATAATACAGCCAAAGTTGAGCAACAACAGGAGGAATTGTGA
- a CDS encoding retron system putative HNH endonuclease yields MRAIKKGVEPKLFTNWKALANDDWIPTYSDLSGNEKKAVKDALIKEQGGICCYCERRLVETDSHIEHCKPQESDDVDPLDFSNMICSCLNNIKKGAPSHCGDLKGNWYDDQLFVSPLNPDCEGRFSFGANGSIDPTNPSDRAANETITRLGLGIPKFNALREKALEPFLDEDLSPDDLAGFVSGYLARGEDGTLSEFVSAVESVFSEWVAA; encoded by the coding sequence ATGAGGGCTATCAAAAAAGGCGTTGAACCTAAGCTGTTCACCAACTGGAAAGCGCTGGCGAATGATGATTGGATTCCCACCTATTCGGATTTAAGCGGGAACGAAAAGAAGGCGGTAAAGGATGCGCTTATCAAGGAACAAGGTGGTATCTGTTGCTATTGTGAGCGCCGCCTGGTTGAAACGGATAGCCATATTGAACATTGCAAACCACAAGAGTCTGATGATGTAGATCCTCTTGATTTCTCGAATATGATTTGTTCCTGCCTGAATAATATTAAGAAAGGCGCACCGAGTCATTGTGGGGATTTGAAAGGCAATTGGTATGATGATCAGCTGTTTGTATCGCCATTAAATCCTGACTGTGAAGGCCGCTTTTCTTTTGGGGCGAATGGTTCGATAGACCCTACGAATCCGTCAGATAGGGCAGCAAACGAAACGATTACCCGGTTAGGGCTGGGCATCCCTAAATTTAATGCTCTGAGAGAAAAGGCTTTAGAGCCCTTTTTAGACGAAGATCTCTCACCTGATGATTTGGCTGGTTTTGTGTCTGGTTATCTTGCTAGGGGAGAGGATGGAACCTTGTCGGAGTTTGTCTCTGCGGTAGAAAGTGTATTTAGCGAATGGGTGGCAGCATGA